In a genomic window of Punica granatum isolate Tunisia-2019 chromosome 6, ASM765513v2, whole genome shotgun sequence:
- the LOC116212382 gene encoding uncharacterized protein LOC116212382 yields MGMKMAVPLRHAGSAMEGFAWNWAHRMPIENWARSWIHGPYPKQLPPPNWLTPKEMQSYKDKLVKSQGFDVDHFPHAKGHLVRPAPPGLFDPAHYDHLLQLAVANYTASECTLICNPRLVKSNYEACGIGDIHYITFEALDCAAGFAKEYEARVFDSQFGESFCHFCRVKGSKKIPPMPRGVSAPSRPKIVDYNPTDWFSYRTIGGGLYLYFRFAYWFCAWEGRKLEVMLNVKKLSFDCTTNS; encoded by the exons ATGGGGATGAAGATGGCAGTACCTTTACGTCATGCAGGATCAGCGATGGAGGGGTTTGCTTGGAATTGGGCGCACCGTATGCCGATCGAGAATTGGGCGCGCAGCTGGATCCATGGGCCCTACCCCAAG CAACTACCACCGCCCAATTGGTTGACGCCCAAAGAGATGCAGTCCTACAAAGATAAGTTGGTGAAAAGCCag GGCTTCGATGTTGATCACTTCCCTCATGCCAAAGGCCACCTAGTTCGACCGGCTCCACCTGGACTATTCGACCCTGCTCACTACGACCATCTTCTTCAGCTTGCTGTTGCTAATTACACTGCCTCCGAG TGCACGTTGATATGCAATCCCCGACTTGTGAAGTCGAATTACGAGGCGTGCGGCATTGGTGATATTCACTATATTACATTCGAGGCACTGGACTGTGCTGCCGGTTTTGCTAAAGAGTATGAGGCTCGTGTGTTCGATTCTCAATTCGGAGAATCATTCTGCCACTTTTGCAGGGTCAAAG GTTCAAAGAAGATTCCTCCGATGCCTCGTGGTGTCTCTGCCCCTTCTCGCCCCAAGATTGTGGATTATAACCCGACGGACTGGTTTTCCTATAGAACCATAGGAGGAggattatatttatatttccgGTTTGCTTACTGGTTCTGTGCATGGGAAGGTAGGAAATTGGAAGTCATGCTAAACGTGAAGAAGCTGAGCTTTGACTGCACAACTAATAGCTAG